One Ignavibacterium album JCM 16511 genomic region harbors:
- the pdxA gene encoding 4-hydroxythreonine-4-phosphate dehydrogenase PdxA has product MKNKFLFTCGDINGIGPEISLKLFNQLLKKKTSDHYIFLCPLNVFEYYLKLLNLKFSYQVISEITETKSNILNILPMPDTHLKIGVPTKISGKTAYHSLIISLNLLKLKLADAVITAPVSKHSFELAGINFPGQTEILASECKTKNFLMMFLSKKMIAALATIHIPIKDVSKSLSVKLIRTKINILLGALENDLSIKRPQIAILGLNPHAGEQGRIGKEETKLISPSIKYFEKNVYGPFVPDAFFANHLYKKFDAVLGMYHDQVLIPFKMMNFNNGVNYTAGLPIIRTSPDHGTAFDIAGKGIADFSSLLSAFNYAKIISNNRKKIER; this is encoded by the coding sequence ATGAAAAATAAATTTTTATTTACTTGTGGTGATATTAACGGAATCGGACCGGAAATATCATTAAAACTTTTTAATCAACTTCTTAAAAAGAAAACCTCTGATCATTACATCTTCCTTTGTCCTCTTAATGTTTTTGAATATTATCTGAAGCTTTTAAATCTTAAATTTTCTTACCAAGTTATTTCAGAAATAACTGAAACAAAATCGAATATTCTGAATATACTTCCTATGCCTGACACACATCTAAAGATAGGAGTGCCAACAAAAATTTCCGGAAAAACTGCTTATCATTCTCTCATTATATCGTTAAATCTTTTAAAATTGAAATTGGCTGACGCTGTTATAACAGCTCCTGTTTCTAAACACTCTTTTGAGCTTGCAGGAATTAATTTTCCAGGACAGACAGAAATTCTTGCAAGTGAATGCAAAACAAAGAACTTTCTTATGATGTTCTTGTCAAAGAAAATGATTGCCGCTCTTGCAACAATACATATTCCGATTAAAGATGTGAGTAAATCTCTTTCTGTTAAACTGATTAGAACAAAGATTAATATTTTACTCGGTGCATTAGAAAATGATCTAAGTATCAAAAGACCACAAATTGCAATACTTGGATTAAATCCTCACGCAGGTGAGCAGGGAAGAATTGGTAAAGAAGAAACAAAATTAATTTCTCCGTCAATTAAATATTTTGAAAAAAATGTTTACGGACCATTTGTGCCTGATGCTTTCTTTGCAAATCATCTTTATAAAAAATTTGATGCTGTGTTGGGAATGTATCACGACCAGGTTTTGATTCCTTTCAAGATGATGAACTTTAATAATGGTGTTAATTATACTGCTGGACTTCCAATCATCAGAACCTCACCTGATCACGGAACTGCATTTGACATCGCAGGAAAAGGAATTGCAGATTTCAGCAGTTTACTTTCTGCGTTCAATTATGCAAAAATAATTTCAAACAACAGAAAGAAAATTGAAAGATAA